One Athene noctua chromosome 30, bAthNoc1.hap1.1, whole genome shotgun sequence genomic region harbors:
- the SMARCC2 gene encoding SWI/SNF complex subunit SMARCC2 isoform X1, whose product MAVRKKDGGPNVKYYEASDTVSQFDNVRLWLSKNYKKYIQAEPPTNKSLSSLVVQLLQFQEEVFGKHVSNAPLTKLPIKCFLDFKAGGALCHILAAAYKFKSDQGWRRFDFQNPSRMDRNVEMFMTIEKSLVQNNCLARPNIFLHQEIEPKLLSKLKDIVKRHQGTVTEDKSNASHVVCPVPGNLEEEEWVRPVMKRDKQVLLHWGYYPDSYDTWIPASEIEASVEDAPTPEKPRKVHAKWILDTDTFNEWMNEEDYEVTDEKSPVARRKKISAKTLTDEVNSPDSDRRDKKGGNYKKRKRSPSPSPTPEAKKKNAKKGPSTPYNKSKRGHREEEQEDLTKDMDEPSPVPNVEEVTLPKTVNTKKDSESAPVKGGTMTDLDEQEDESMETAGKDEEENGAGSKGEQAKNPDLHEDNVTEQTHHIIIPSYAAWFDYNSVHAIERRALPEFFNGKNKSKTPEIYLAYRNFMIDTYRLNPQEYLTSTACRRNLAGDVCAIMRVHAFLEQWGLINYQVDAESRPTPMGPPPTSHFHVLADTPSGLVPLQPKTPQGRQSDGDAKTGRKSKEMEELVSETVKGKPELQTSASQQMLNFPDKSKEKPADMQNFGLRTDMYTKKNVPSKSKAAASATREWTEQETLLLLEALEMYKDDWNKVSEHVGSRTQDECILHFLRLPIEDPYLEDSEASLGPLAYQPIPFSQSGNPVMSTVAFLASVVDPRVASAAAKSALEEFSKMKEEVPTALVEAHVRKVEEAAKVTGKADPAFGLESSGIAGTASDEPERMEESGAEEARAEAQPAEEKKEAKEPRDGAAEEEAKEKPGEGPKKEEEKGKEAEGEKEPDKGDGEGAGEPEKEKEAKEGPDEAPKELPEPEAERKAKVERDIGEGNLSTAAAAALAAAAVKAKHLAAVEERKIKSLVALLVETQMKKLEIKLRHFEELETIMDREREALEYQRQQLLADRQAFHMEQLKYAEMRARQQHFQHLQQQQQQQPPPLPPGAQPLPAAGAPLAPAAHPLAAPPAPAMVAPAEPVGQPLPGAPRRSRRRRRGPAVPHAPAPFPGQQPPSQSLAGSLGGSGHPAVPGNAPAALPFGLPPSAIPLSMANPPAEPLGAAFPANPPALPLHGALASSMPSGGLPPPTHPPGLALPHLAGGSAAAHSPAIVAAVQGSLLPNPGLLADQGPPLQTDPIAPSPSTATPVPPTQ is encoded by the exons ATGGCGGTGCGGAAGAAGGACGGCGGCCCCAACGTCAAGTACTACGAGGCCTCGGACACCGTCAGCCAGTTCGACAACGTCCGGCTCTGGCTCAGCAAGAACTACAAGAAG TACATCCAGGCCGAGCCCCCCACCAACAAGTCGCTGTCGAGCCTGGTGGTGCAGCTGCTGCAGTTCCAGGAGGAGGTGTTCGGGAAGCACGTCAGCAACGCGCCCCTCACCAAGCTGCCG ATCAAATGCTTCTTGGATTTCAAGGCGGGGGGAGCCCTGTGCCACATCCTGGCAGCGGCCTATAAATTCAAGAGCGACCAAGGATG GCGGCGTTTCGATTTCCAGAATCCCTCGCGCATGGACCGCAACGTGGAGATGTTCATGACCATCGAGAAATCCCTGGTGCAG AACAACTGCCTGGCCCGGCCCAACATCTTCCTGCACCAGGAGATCGAGCCCAAGCTGCTGAGCAAGCTCAAAGACATCGTCAAGAGGCACCAG GGCACCGTGACCGAGGACAAGAGCAACGCGTCCCACGTCGTCTGCCCCGTCCCCGGGAACCTTGAGGAAG AGGAGTGGGTGCGGCCGGTCATGAAGCGCGACAAGCAGGTCCTGCTGCACTGGGGCTACTACCCCGACAG TTACGACACCTGGATCCCCGCCAGCGAGATCGAGGCCTCCGTGGAGGACGCCCCGACGCCGGAGAAGCCCCGGAAG GTCCACGCCAAGTGGATCCTGGACACCGACACCTTCAACGAGTGGATGAACGAGGAGGACTACGAGGTGACGGACGAGAAGAGCCCCGTCGCCCGCAGGAAGAAGATCTCGGCCAAGACGCTGACGGACGAG GTGAACAGCCCTGACTCGGACCGGCGGGACAAGAAAGGGGGCAACTACAAGAAGCGAAAGCGCTCGCCCTCCCCCTCGCCCACCCCCGAGGCCAAGAAGAAGAACGCCAAGAAGGG ACCCTCCACCCCCTACAACAAATCCAAGCGCGGGCACCgcgaggaggagcaggaggacctGACGAAGGACATGGACGAGCCCTCGCCCGTCCCCAACGTGGAGGAGGTCACCCTGCCCAAGACag TCAACACCAAGAAGGACTCGGAGTCTGCGCCCGTCAAGGGGGGCACCATGACCGACCTGG ATGAGCAGGAGGACGAGAGCATGGAGACGGCCGGCAAG GACGAGGAGGAGAACGGCGCTGGGAGCAAGGGGGAGCAGGCCAAGAACCCCGACCTGCACGAGGACAACGTGACGGAGCAGACGCACCACATCATCATCCCCAGCTACGCCGCCTGGTTCGACTACAACAG CGTCCACGCCATCGAGCGCCGAGCCCTGCCCGAGTTCTTCAACGGCAAGAACAAATCCAAGACCCCCGAAAT ATACTTGGCCTATCGCAACTTCATGATCGACACGTACCGCCTGAACCCGCAGGAGTACCTGACCTCCACCGCCTGCCGCCGCAACCTGGCCGGCGACGTCTGCGCCATCATGCG GGTTCACGCCTTCCTGGAGCAGTGGGGCCTCATCAACTACCAGGTGGACGCCGAGAGCCGTCCCACCCCCATGGGCCCCCCACCCACCTCCCACTTCCACGTGCTGGCCGACACGCCATCGGGGCTGGTGCCGCTGCAGCCCAAGACCCCCCAG GGCCGGCAGAGCGACGGCGACGCCAAGACGGGCCGCAAGAGCAAAGAGATGGAGGAGCTGGTCAGCGAGACGGTGAAGGGGAAGCCGGAGCTG CAGACCTCGGCCTCGCAGCAGATGCTGAACTTCCCCGACAAGAGCAAGGAGAAGCCGGCCGACATGCAGAACTTCGGCCTCCGCACCGACATGTACACCAAGAAGAACGTCCCCTCCAAG agcaAAGCCGCCGCCAGCGCCACGCGGGAGTGGACGGAGCAGGagacgctgctgctgctggag GCCCTGGAGATGTACAAGGACGACTGGAACAAGGTGTCGGAGCACGTGGGCAGCCGGACGCAGGACGAGTGCATCCTGCACTTCCTGCGCCTGCCCATCGAGGACCCGTACCTGGAGGACTCGGAGGCCTCGCTGGGGCCGCTGGCCTACCAGCCCATCCCCTTCAGCCAGTCGGGCAACCCCGTCATGAGCACCGTGGCCTTCCTGGCCTCCGTCGTCGACCCCCGCGTCGCCTCCGCCGCCGCCAAGTCGGCTCTGG AGGAGTTCTCCAAGATGAAGGAGGAGGTGCCCACGGCCCTGGTGGAGGCCCACGTCCGCAAAGTGGAGGAGGCGGCCAAGGTGACGGGCAAGGCCGACCCCGCGTtcgggctggagagcagcggcaTCGCCGGCACCGCCTCGGACGAGCCGGAGCGGATGG AGGAGAGCGGCGCGGAGGAGGCGCGGGCGGAGGCGCAGCCGGCCGAGGAGAAGAAGGAGGCGAAG GAGCCCCGGGACGGCGCCGCCGAGGAGGAGGCGAAGGAGAAGCCCGGGGAGGGTCccaagaaggaggaggagaaggggaaggaggcgGAGGGCGAGAAGGAGCCCGACAAGGGCGATGGCGAGGGCGCGG gggagcccGAGAAGGAGAAGGAGGCGAAGGAGGGGCCGGACGAGGCGCCCAAGGAGCTGCCGGAGCCCGAGGCCGAGCGCAAGGCCAAGGTGGAGCGGGACATCGGGGAGGGGAACCTctccaccgccgccgccgccgccctggccgccgccgccgtgaAGGCCAAG CACTTGGCGGCGGTGGAGGAGCGTAAGATCAAGTCCCTGGTGGCGCTGCTGGTGGAGACGCAGATGAAGAAGCTGGAGATCAAACTGCGGCACTTCGAGGAGCTGGAGACCATCATGGACCGGGAGCGCGAGGCC CTGGAATACCAGCGGCAGCAGCTGCTGGCGGACCGCCAGGCCTTCCACATGGAGCAGCTGAAGTACGCGGAGATGCGCGCGCGCCAGCAGCACTtccagcacctccagcagcagcagcagcagcagccgcccccgctgccgcccggcgcccagcccctgcccgccgccggcgccCCCCTGGCCCCCGCTGCCCACCCGctggccgcgccgcccgcccccgccatGGTGGCCCCCGCCGAGCCCGTGGGGCAGCCGCTGCCCGGggccccccgccgcagccgccgccgccgccggggcccggccgtCCCGCACG ccccggcgccgttCCCCGGGCAGCAGCCGCCGTCCCAGAGCCTGGCTGGGAGCCTCGGTGGCAGCGGCCACCCCGCCGTGCCCGGTAATGCGCCCGCGGCCCTGCCCTTCGGATTGCCTCCATCCGCCATCCCATTGAGCATGGCTAACCCCCCCGCCGAGCCCCTCGGCGCCGCCTTCCCCGCTAACCCCCCCGCCCTCCCGCTGCATGGGGCCCTCGCCAGCAGCATGCCGtccggggggctgcccccccccacccacccacccggCCTGGCCCTGCCGCACCTCGCGGGGGGCTCGGCCGCCGCGCACAGCCCCGCCATCGTGGCCGCCGTGCAGGGAAGCCTCCTTCCCAACCCCGGCCTCCTCGCAG ACCAAGGCCCCCCCCTGCAGACGGAC
- the SMARCC2 gene encoding SWI/SNF complex subunit SMARCC2 isoform X5 has product MNPSRMDRNVEMFMTIEKSLVQNNCLARPNIFLHQEIEPKLLSKLKDIVKRHQGTVTEDKSNASHVVCPVPGNLEEEEWVRPVMKRDKQVLLHWGYYPDSYDTWIPASEIEASVEDAPTPEKPRKVHAKWILDTDTFNEWMNEEDYEVTDEKSPVARRKKISAKTLTDEVNSPDSDRRDKKGGNYKKRKRSPSPSPTPEAKKKNAKKGPSTPYNKSKRGHREEEQEDLTKDMDEPSPVPNVEEVTLPKTVNTKKDSESAPVKGGTMTDLDEQEDESMETAGKDEEENGAGSKGEQAKNPDLHEDNVTEQTHHIIIPSYAAWFDYNSVHAIERRALPEFFNGKNKSKTPEIYLAYRNFMIDTYRLNPQEYLTSTACRRNLAGDVCAIMRVHAFLEQWGLINYQVDAESRPTPMGPPPTSHFHVLADTPSGLVPLQPKTPQGRQSDGDAKTGRKSKEMEELVSETVKGKPELQTSASQQMLNFPDKSKEKPADMQNFGLRTDMYTKKNVPSKSKAAASATREWTEQETLLLLEALEMYKDDWNKVSEHVGSRTQDECILHFLRLPIEDPYLEDSEASLGPLAYQPIPFSQSGNPVMSTVAFLASVVDPRVASAAAKSALEEFSKMKEEVPTALVEAHVRKVEEAAKVTGKADPAFGLESSGIAGTASDEPERMEESGAEEARAEAQPAEEKKEAKEPRDGAAEEEAKEKPGEGPKKEEEKGKEAEGEKEPDKGDGEGAGEPEKEKEAKEGPDEAPKELPEPEAERKAKVERDIGEGNLSTAAAAALAAAAVKAKHLAAVEERKIKSLVALLVETQMKKLEIKLRHFEELETIMDREREALEYQRQQLLADRQAFHMEQLKYAEMRARQQHFQHLQQQQQQQPPPLPPGAQPLPAAGAPLAPAAHPLAAPPAPAMVAPAEPVGQPLPGAPRRSRRRRRGPAVPHAPAPFPGQQPPSQSLAGSLGGSGHPAVPGNAPAALPFGLPPSAIPLSMANPPAEPLGAAFPANPPALPLHGALASSMPSGGLPPPTHPPGLALPHLAGGSAAAHSPAIVAAVQGSLLPNPGLLADQGPPLQTDPIAPSPSTATPVPPTQ; this is encoded by the exons ATG AATCCCTCGCGCATGGACCGCAACGTGGAGATGTTCATGACCATCGAGAAATCCCTGGTGCAG AACAACTGCCTGGCCCGGCCCAACATCTTCCTGCACCAGGAGATCGAGCCCAAGCTGCTGAGCAAGCTCAAAGACATCGTCAAGAGGCACCAG GGCACCGTGACCGAGGACAAGAGCAACGCGTCCCACGTCGTCTGCCCCGTCCCCGGGAACCTTGAGGAAG AGGAGTGGGTGCGGCCGGTCATGAAGCGCGACAAGCAGGTCCTGCTGCACTGGGGCTACTACCCCGACAG TTACGACACCTGGATCCCCGCCAGCGAGATCGAGGCCTCCGTGGAGGACGCCCCGACGCCGGAGAAGCCCCGGAAG GTCCACGCCAAGTGGATCCTGGACACCGACACCTTCAACGAGTGGATGAACGAGGAGGACTACGAGGTGACGGACGAGAAGAGCCCCGTCGCCCGCAGGAAGAAGATCTCGGCCAAGACGCTGACGGACGAG GTGAACAGCCCTGACTCGGACCGGCGGGACAAGAAAGGGGGCAACTACAAGAAGCGAAAGCGCTCGCCCTCCCCCTCGCCCACCCCCGAGGCCAAGAAGAAGAACGCCAAGAAGGG ACCCTCCACCCCCTACAACAAATCCAAGCGCGGGCACCgcgaggaggagcaggaggacctGACGAAGGACATGGACGAGCCCTCGCCCGTCCCCAACGTGGAGGAGGTCACCCTGCCCAAGACag TCAACACCAAGAAGGACTCGGAGTCTGCGCCCGTCAAGGGGGGCACCATGACCGACCTGG ATGAGCAGGAGGACGAGAGCATGGAGACGGCCGGCAAG GACGAGGAGGAGAACGGCGCTGGGAGCAAGGGGGAGCAGGCCAAGAACCCCGACCTGCACGAGGACAACGTGACGGAGCAGACGCACCACATCATCATCCCCAGCTACGCCGCCTGGTTCGACTACAACAG CGTCCACGCCATCGAGCGCCGAGCCCTGCCCGAGTTCTTCAACGGCAAGAACAAATCCAAGACCCCCGAAAT ATACTTGGCCTATCGCAACTTCATGATCGACACGTACCGCCTGAACCCGCAGGAGTACCTGACCTCCACCGCCTGCCGCCGCAACCTGGCCGGCGACGTCTGCGCCATCATGCG GGTTCACGCCTTCCTGGAGCAGTGGGGCCTCATCAACTACCAGGTGGACGCCGAGAGCCGTCCCACCCCCATGGGCCCCCCACCCACCTCCCACTTCCACGTGCTGGCCGACACGCCATCGGGGCTGGTGCCGCTGCAGCCCAAGACCCCCCAG GGCCGGCAGAGCGACGGCGACGCCAAGACGGGCCGCAAGAGCAAAGAGATGGAGGAGCTGGTCAGCGAGACGGTGAAGGGGAAGCCGGAGCTG CAGACCTCGGCCTCGCAGCAGATGCTGAACTTCCCCGACAAGAGCAAGGAGAAGCCGGCCGACATGCAGAACTTCGGCCTCCGCACCGACATGTACACCAAGAAGAACGTCCCCTCCAAG agcaAAGCCGCCGCCAGCGCCACGCGGGAGTGGACGGAGCAGGagacgctgctgctgctggag GCCCTGGAGATGTACAAGGACGACTGGAACAAGGTGTCGGAGCACGTGGGCAGCCGGACGCAGGACGAGTGCATCCTGCACTTCCTGCGCCTGCCCATCGAGGACCCGTACCTGGAGGACTCGGAGGCCTCGCTGGGGCCGCTGGCCTACCAGCCCATCCCCTTCAGCCAGTCGGGCAACCCCGTCATGAGCACCGTGGCCTTCCTGGCCTCCGTCGTCGACCCCCGCGTCGCCTCCGCCGCCGCCAAGTCGGCTCTGG AGGAGTTCTCCAAGATGAAGGAGGAGGTGCCCACGGCCCTGGTGGAGGCCCACGTCCGCAAAGTGGAGGAGGCGGCCAAGGTGACGGGCAAGGCCGACCCCGCGTtcgggctggagagcagcggcaTCGCCGGCACCGCCTCGGACGAGCCGGAGCGGATGG AGGAGAGCGGCGCGGAGGAGGCGCGGGCGGAGGCGCAGCCGGCCGAGGAGAAGAAGGAGGCGAAG GAGCCCCGGGACGGCGCCGCCGAGGAGGAGGCGAAGGAGAAGCCCGGGGAGGGTCccaagaaggaggaggagaaggggaaggaggcgGAGGGCGAGAAGGAGCCCGACAAGGGCGATGGCGAGGGCGCGG gggagcccGAGAAGGAGAAGGAGGCGAAGGAGGGGCCGGACGAGGCGCCCAAGGAGCTGCCGGAGCCCGAGGCCGAGCGCAAGGCCAAGGTGGAGCGGGACATCGGGGAGGGGAACCTctccaccgccgccgccgccgccctggccgccgccgccgtgaAGGCCAAG CACTTGGCGGCGGTGGAGGAGCGTAAGATCAAGTCCCTGGTGGCGCTGCTGGTGGAGACGCAGATGAAGAAGCTGGAGATCAAACTGCGGCACTTCGAGGAGCTGGAGACCATCATGGACCGGGAGCGCGAGGCC CTGGAATACCAGCGGCAGCAGCTGCTGGCGGACCGCCAGGCCTTCCACATGGAGCAGCTGAAGTACGCGGAGATGCGCGCGCGCCAGCAGCACTtccagcacctccagcagcagcagcagcagcagccgcccccgctgccgcccggcgcccagcccctgcccgccgccggcgccCCCCTGGCCCCCGCTGCCCACCCGctggccgcgccgcccgcccccgccatGGTGGCCCCCGCCGAGCCCGTGGGGCAGCCGCTGCCCGGggccccccgccgcagccgccgccgccgccggggcccggccgtCCCGCACG ccccggcgccgttCCCCGGGCAGCAGCCGCCGTCCCAGAGCCTGGCTGGGAGCCTCGGTGGCAGCGGCCACCCCGCCGTGCCCGGTAATGCGCCCGCGGCCCTGCCCTTCGGATTGCCTCCATCCGCCATCCCATTGAGCATGGCTAACCCCCCCGCCGAGCCCCTCGGCGCCGCCTTCCCCGCTAACCCCCCCGCCCTCCCGCTGCATGGGGCCCTCGCCAGCAGCATGCCGtccggggggctgcccccccccacccacccacccggCCTGGCCCTGCCGCACCTCGCGGGGGGCTCGGCCGCCGCGCACAGCCCCGCCATCGTGGCCGCCGTGCAGGGAAGCCTCCTTCCCAACCCCGGCCTCCTCGCAG ACCAAGGCCCCCCCCTGCAGACGGAC